One segment of Oscillospiraceae bacterium MB08-C2-2 DNA contains the following:
- a CDS encoding helical backbone metal receptor: protein MGKWKRLLAVGLAAVLFLTGVGCKGSDQPDPDEESSQEEEDMEYPVEVGAFSLRSRPGDVVSLSPALTEKLYDLGFGSRLTGVSDFCDYPPEAESLPRCGTAQLPDIEAIKELSPDLVLSSAALPEGAWTELQQSDIEVVVLPPVTDLAALSQTYLDMARLLEGNTTGAQIGDLFVSQLEDKTQQLARTMIDAIGEESRKSVLYVRVLDFNVATGDTLEQQLLDLIGLDNAAEAFTGWTVPEESWKELAPTVIFSDNSITMKMFEQNAYYKGMKAVIGDVWMPVDGAILERQSLRSLDLMVEMAKYAYPEADLAGFTFARESGEPAEEASEPDASGEDSDQLPLPSSIN from the coding sequence CTGGGGTTGGCTGCAAGGGTTCCGATCAGCCTGACCCGGATGAAGAATCCTCGCAGGAAGAGGAAGATATGGAATACCCGGTGGAGGTGGGGGCGTTCAGCCTGCGCTCCCGGCCGGGGGATGTGGTTTCCCTTTCGCCCGCTTTAACCGAAAAGCTCTATGATTTGGGTTTTGGGAGCCGCCTGACAGGGGTTTCCGACTTCTGCGACTATCCCCCTGAGGCAGAGAGCCTGCCCCGATGCGGCACGGCCCAGCTGCCCGATATAGAGGCGATCAAAGAGCTTTCGCCGGATTTGGTGCTCAGCTCTGCGGCTTTGCCGGAGGGGGCGTGGACTGAGCTTCAGCAGTCGGATATCGAGGTTGTGGTGCTGCCGCCTGTCACCGATTTGGCGGCGCTGAGCCAAACCTATCTGGATATGGCCCGCTTGCTGGAGGGTAATACCACCGGCGCTCAAATAGGAGATTTATTTGTCAGCCAGCTGGAGGATAAAACCCAGCAGCTGGCCCGCACCATGATTGATGCCATCGGCGAGGAATCCCGCAAATCGGTGCTGTATGTCCGGGTGCTGGATTTTAACGTAGCCACCGGAGATACGCTGGAGCAGCAGCTTTTAGATCTGATCGGGCTGGATAATGCGGCCGAGGCTTTTACTGGCTGGACTGTACCGGAGGAAAGCTGGAAGGAACTGGCCCCCACCGTGATCTTTTCCGATAACTCCATCACCATGAAAATGTTTGAGCAGAATGCCTATTACAAGGGGATGAAGGCGGTAATCGGGGATGTTTGGATGCCGGTGGATGGCGCGATTCTGGAGCGGCAGAGCCTGCGCTCGCTGGATTTAATGGTGGAGATGGCAAAATATGCCTATCCTGAGGCGGATTTGGCGGGTTTTACCTTTGCACGTGAAAGCGGGGAGCCGGCAGAAGAGGCTTCCGAGCCGGATGCAAGCGGCGAGGATAGCGATCAGCTGCCATTGCCCTCTTCGATCAATTGA
- the alaS gene encoding alanine--tRNA ligase: MEWMGLNELRESFLAFFESKGHTRLPSAPLVPQGDSSLLLINSGMAPLKKYFLGLETPPNKRVTTCQKCIRTPDIERVGKTSRHGTYFEMLGNFSFGDYFKEEATTWAWEFITKELKIPTDRLWVSIYENDDDAFEIWTKRRGVSPDRIVRLGKEDNFWEIGSGPCGPCSEIYFDRGEASGCGSPDCAVGCDCDRYVEFWNLVFTQFNSDGEGNYTPLEHPNIDTGMGLERLACIMQGVDNLFEVDTVQNIMKHIARIAGVTYKQNERTDVSLRVVTDHIRSTVFMVGDGVTPSNEGRGYVLRRLLRRAARHGRLLGITRPFLFEVCDTVIEENRTAYPALTENAGYIKEVIRLEEERFSKTIAQGMELLGQLIDRVELSGLGKKIIDGLAAFNLYDTFGFPLDLTKEIAADHGIEIDEDGFLAQMEQQRRRAREAREKNGGVGWEEDVLAQLDIEDSFTYGSMKVDSKILEIVAEGQRVQEIVQGQEGVLLLQETPFYAESGGQIGDTGTIALGDSVFAVENCKKSPTGHILHIGRVVSGSFKAGEKAVAAVDENRRRAIMRNHTSAHLLQAALRQVLGEHVHQAGQMVDNKACRFDFTHFSAVTSEQLKEIEALVNGMILDSIDVSTTEMPIEQAKELGAMALFGDKYSDVVRVCNVGGRSIELCGGTHVANTAQIGLFRILHETSVAAGVRRIEAVTGSNVLAMLDEKDAILQSTCEALKVGGAAELPARAAALTQELKDSQREIQRLSSMMAAAQSQSALSDMTDIGPVAFVSVSFNNAGVEALRSAADKIKSQHSNAVGLLVSREEAKATLFVFAGPEALEAGIHCGNLVKAVAGVAGGSGGGRPDGAMGGIADLSQVDKAIAAAPGLVEEVLAKK, from the coding sequence ATGGAATGGATGGGACTGAATGAGCTGCGGGAAAGTTTTCTCGCTTTTTTTGAGAGCAAGGGGCATACCCGGCTGCCCAGCGCACCCTTGGTGCCCCAGGGAGACAGCAGCCTTTTGCTGATCAATTCCGGCATGGCACCGCTGAAAAAGTATTTCCTCGGCTTGGAGACACCCCCAAACAAGCGGGTGACCACCTGCCAGAAATGCATCCGCACCCCGGATATTGAGCGGGTGGGCAAAACCAGCCGTCACGGCACTTATTTTGAAATGCTGGGCAACTTTTCCTTCGGCGATTATTTCAAGGAGGAAGCCACTACTTGGGCATGGGAGTTTATCACCAAAGAGCTGAAAATCCCCACCGACCGCCTGTGGGTTTCCATCTATGAAAACGACGACGATGCTTTTGAAATCTGGACAAAACGGCGTGGTGTCAGCCCTGACCGCATTGTTCGCTTGGGCAAGGAGGATAACTTCTGGGAAATCGGCTCCGGCCCCTGCGGCCCCTGCTCGGAGATTTATTTTGACCGGGGCGAGGCCAGCGGCTGCGGTTCCCCTGACTGTGCTGTGGGCTGCGACTGTGACCGCTATGTGGAATTCTGGAATCTGGTGTTCACTCAGTTCAATTCCGACGGCGAGGGCAACTATACCCCGTTGGAGCACCCCAACATCGATACCGGTATGGGCCTTGAGCGCTTGGCCTGCATCATGCAGGGCGTGGACAACCTCTTTGAGGTGGATACAGTCCAGAATATCATGAAGCACATTGCCCGCATTGCAGGTGTAACCTATAAACAAAACGAGAGAACCGACGTTTCTCTCCGTGTGGTCACCGACCATATCCGCTCCACTGTGTTTATGGTGGGCGATGGCGTGACCCCCTCTAACGAGGGCCGGGGCTATGTTTTGCGCCGTCTTTTGCGCCGGGCTGCCCGCCATGGCCGTCTGCTGGGTATCACCCGCCCCTTCCTGTTTGAAGTTTGCGATACCGTAATCGAAGAAAACCGCACCGCCTACCCGGCGCTGACGGAAAATGCCGGTTATATCAAAGAGGTCATCCGCTTGGAGGAGGAGCGCTTCTCCAAGACCATTGCCCAAGGCATGGAGCTGTTGGGTCAGCTGATTGACCGGGTTGAGCTTTCCGGGTTGGGCAAAAAGATTATTGATGGCCTTGCCGCTTTTAACCTGTATGATACCTTTGGCTTCCCCCTTGACCTGACCAAGGAGATCGCCGCCGATCACGGCATTGAAATCGACGAAGATGGTTTTCTTGCTCAGATGGAGCAGCAGCGCCGCCGGGCCAGAGAGGCCAGAGAAAAGAACGGAGGCGTGGGCTGGGAAGAAGATGTACTGGCACAGCTGGATATCGAGGATTCCTTTACCTATGGCTCAATGAAGGTGGATTCCAAGATTCTGGAAATTGTGGCAGAAGGCCAGCGGGTTCAGGAAATTGTGCAGGGTCAGGAAGGCGTCCTGCTCTTGCAGGAGACCCCTTTCTATGCCGAAAGCGGTGGCCAGATAGGCGATACCGGCACCATTGCTCTGGGTGACAGCGTTTTTGCGGTGGAAAACTGCAAAAAATCCCCCACCGGGCATATTCTGCACATCGGCCGGGTTGTCAGCGGCAGCTTTAAAGCAGGCGAAAAGGCTGTTGCTGCCGTGGATGAAAACCGCCGCCGTGCCATTATGCGCAACCACACCAGCGCCCACCTGCTGCAAGCCGCCCTGCGTCAAGTGCTGGGCGAGCATGTTCATCAGGCCGGCCAGATGGTGGATAACAAAGCCTGCCGCTTTGACTTCACCCATTTCAGCGCCGTAACCTCGGAACAGCTCAAAGAAATTGAAGCCTTGGTCAACGGCATGATTTTGGATTCCATTGATGTTTCCACCACTGAAATGCCCATTGAGCAGGCCAAGGAACTGGGCGCCATGGCTTTGTTCGGCGATAAATATTCCGATGTAGTCCGGGTCTGCAACGTAGGCGGACGTTCCATTGAGCTGTGCGGCGGCACCCATGTTGCCAACACCGCCCAGATTGGATTGTTCCGTATTTTGCATGAAACCTCGGTTGCGGCGGGTGTTCGCCGTATCGAAGCAGTAACCGGCTCCAATGTGCTGGCCATGCTGGATGAAAAGGATGCCATTCTCCAAAGCACCTGCGAGGCCCTTAAAGTAGGCGGAGCCGCCGAGCTTCCCGCCCGTGCCGCCGCTCTGACACAGGAGCTCAAGGATTCCCAGCGGGAAATCCAGCGCCTGAGCAGCATGATGGCCGCCGCCCAGAGCCAATCCGCTCTTTCGGATATGACCGATATCGGCCCTGTGGCCTTTGTCAGCGTCAGCTTTAACAATGCCGGTGTGGAGGCTCTGCGCTCCGCCGCCGATAAGATTAAATCCCAGCACAGCAACGCTGTGGGTCTGCTGGTTTCCCGTGAGGAGGCAAAGGCTACTCTGTTTGTTTTTGCCGGGCCGGAGGCTCTCGAGGCCGGTATTCACTGCGGCAATCTGGTTAAGGCCGTTGCCGGTGTGGCAGGCGGCTCGGGCGGCGGGCGCCCCGATGGCGCCATGGGCGGTATTGCCGACCTGAGCCAAGTGGATAAGGCCATAGCGGCTGCTCCCGGGCTTGTGGAAGAAGTGCTGGCGAAGAAGTAG
- a CDS encoding histidine triad nucleotide-binding protein — MDCLFCKIAQGEIPSNKIYEDDQVVAFHDIDPKAPTHFLVIPKAHIQSAAQIDSANSAVIGHVYEVIAKLARELKLEKGFRVVTNCGEEGGQTVGHLHFHVLAGRLLAWPPG, encoded by the coding sequence ATGGATTGCTTATTTTGTAAGATTGCACAGGGTGAAATACCCTCCAACAAGATTTACGAGGATGATCAGGTGGTTGCCTTTCACGATATCGACCCAAAGGCTCCCACGCATTTTCTGGTGATCCCCAAGGCGCATATCCAAAGTGCCGCTCAGATTGACAGCGCAAATTCCGCTGTGATTGGGCATGTTTATGAAGTGATCGCCAAGCTGGCCCGGGAGCTCAAGTTAGAAAAGGGCTTCCGTGTGGTAACCAACTGTGGGGAAGAAGGCGGCCAGACTGTGGGGCATCTTCACTTTCATGTTTTGGCGGGTCGGCTGCTGGCGTGGCCTCCCGGCTGA
- a CDS encoding phosphoribosyltransferase family protein, protein MKDTYTLNVAGLTRELHILPISDSLSIAAFVMFSDVELTVACATELLKIAPEFDVIITAESKGIPLAYEMARQCGKNYILARKSQKAYMRNPVGYDVNSITTKGVQRLYLDSDNLAALKGKRILIVDDVISTGESLHALEQLVGVAEGTIVGKAAVLAEGDAAERKDILFLEPLPLFFH, encoded by the coding sequence GTGAAAGACACCTATACCCTGAATGTTGCTGGGCTGACCCGGGAGCTGCACATTCTTCCCATCAGCGATTCCCTTTCCATTGCCGCTTTTGTCATGTTTTCCGATGTGGAGCTGACTGTGGCCTGTGCCACCGAGCTTCTCAAAATAGCCCCGGAATTCGATGTGATCATCACCGCGGAATCAAAGGGCATTCCCTTAGCTTATGAAATGGCCCGGCAGTGCGGCAAAAACTATATTCTGGCCAGAAAAAGCCAAAAGGCTTATATGCGCAACCCGGTTGGCTACGACGTGAATTCCATTACCACCAAAGGGGTTCAGCGTCTGTATCTGGATAGCGACAACTTAGCGGCTCTCAAGGGCAAGCGGATATTGATTGTGGATGATGTAATCAGCACCGGTGAATCCCTCCATGCGCTGGAACAGCTTGTGGGTGTGGCGGAGGGAACCATTGTGGGCAAGGCGGCTGTATTGGCCGAAGGCGATGCTGCCGAGCGGAAAGACATTCTCTTTCTGGAGCCTTTGCCTTTGTTCTTTCACTAA
- a CDS encoding ComEC/Rec2 family competence protein: MKRPLYTAGLVFLPVMWAAFFIDWQDALLLSGALAIAGVLMGLTRRQELRVVCLCLFSGAVALGAYAGYVVGTIEPVEALAGQEVEAIGVVTRVDYYSSTSYYEIKAHFPAYPQLPATQVRIGCVDQLRIQPGQGIRIRFIPELSRERPNATRYQARGVLVQDFVSAAQVERAQPPFPVTAWFLRIREHLAEKLSPLMTVEGGQVISTMVLGTTGMVSADLSTAFNRTGTTHLLSISGMHLSILIAAAQRLLEKLRLPRRAVSLLCMGVILGYAALVGFSAAVLRSASMWLIMLLGPVLSRRSDGLNSLGCACIFLCILRPYWALSMGLWLSAVSTWGILLVGSKWSDRLYNRLKGKDVLRNRFLKAMVAPVMISVSAALFTMPLQVAMSGYVSLVSPLTNLLVTPFVGISVVAGLLAAFLPLPLAKPVAWAADFAVSMIDEIARLFAKAPGAVWPLNQRYLLVWVAAAGVAVLLVRVCKGGRKAWLVSGALCVIALCIGSIFHTTMRQNKVELVTLENINTAVLIRGKQAVLLGAPQKYDGTRLVEYLTFRGIDQVDALVAWDSTALMNSGLTRVCEDFPVDFVIGPHDPVVLAALSTACRADAYTAQGLSMEVLGGVVLRPLPEQEGLFIAAGQEIYFQSPKEYAILEKDPPPYSGTLFREGVAVKYRDGQAFLPRKEFFYGETRLILESSP; this comes from the coding sequence ATGAAGCGGCCACTGTATACAGCGGGACTTGTGTTTCTCCCTGTAATGTGGGCCGCTTTTTTCATTGACTGGCAGGATGCTCTGCTGCTTTCGGGGGCTTTAGCCATAGCCGGTGTTCTCATGGGGCTGACCCGGCGGCAGGAGCTTCGGGTGGTCTGCCTTTGCCTTTTTTCCGGGGCTGTGGCTTTGGGTGCTTATGCGGGCTATGTGGTGGGTACCATAGAGCCGGTGGAGGCTCTGGCCGGTCAGGAGGTGGAGGCAATTGGTGTTGTTACCCGGGTGGATTACTATTCTTCCACCTCCTATTATGAAATTAAAGCCCATTTCCCTGCGTATCCACAGCTACCTGCCACGCAGGTGCGCATCGGCTGTGTCGATCAGCTGCGTATCCAGCCGGGGCAAGGGATTCGGATTCGTTTTATCCCGGAGCTTTCCCGGGAACGCCCCAATGCCACACGCTATCAGGCCAGAGGCGTTCTTGTGCAGGACTTTGTAAGCGCGGCGCAGGTGGAACGGGCCCAGCCGCCTTTTCCTGTGACAGCGTGGTTCCTGCGGATTCGGGAGCATCTGGCGGAAAAGCTTTCGCCTCTGATGACCGTAGAAGGCGGTCAGGTCATTTCCACCATGGTTCTGGGCACCACCGGCATGGTGTCGGCTGATCTTTCCACCGCCTTTAACCGCACCGGAACCACCCATCTTCTTTCCATTTCCGGGATGCACCTTTCTATCCTGATTGCGGCGGCACAGCGCCTGCTGGAAAAGCTTCGCCTGCCCCGGCGGGCGGTGAGCCTGCTCTGCATGGGGGTCATTCTGGGCTATGCCGCTTTGGTGGGATTTTCCGCCGCTGTGCTGCGCTCTGCCTCCATGTGGCTGATCATGCTGTTGGGGCCGGTGCTTTCCCGAAGAAGCGACGGCCTGAATTCCTTGGGCTGTGCCTGTATTTTTCTCTGCATCCTGCGGCCATATTGGGCCTTGAGCATGGGGCTGTGGCTTTCGGCGGTTTCCACTTGGGGCATCCTACTGGTGGGCTCCAAATGGTCGGATCGACTCTACAATCGCCTGAAAGGGAAAGACGTTCTGCGCAACCGCTTCTTAAAAGCCATGGTGGCTCCGGTGATGATTTCGGTTTCCGCCGCTTTGTTCACCATGCCTTTACAGGTTGCCATGAGCGGGTATGTTTCACTGGTATCCCCGCTAACCAATCTGCTGGTAACCCCTTTTGTGGGGATTTCGGTTGTAGCAGGGCTGCTGGCTGCTTTTCTGCCGCTGCCGCTGGCAAAGCCGGTTGCCTGGGCGGCGGATTTTGCGGTGAGCATGATCGATGAGATCGCCCGGCTTTTTGCCAAAGCCCCCGGAGCGGTCTGGCCACTGAACCAGCGGTATCTGCTGGTTTGGGTGGCCGCTGCGGGCGTGGCTGTTCTGTTGGTGCGGGTCTGCAAGGGCGGGCGAAAAGCCTGGCTTGTGAGCGGGGCTTTGTGTGTGATCGCCCTGTGTATAGGCAGTATTTTCCATACCACTATGCGGCAGAATAAGGTGGAGCTGGTAACCCTTGAAAACATCAATACCGCCGTGCTCATTCGGGGCAAACAGGCGGTTTTGCTGGGAGCGCCCCAAAAATACGACGGCACCCGGCTGGTGGAATATCTGACCTTTCGAGGCATCGATCAAGTGGATGCGCTGGTGGCGTGGGATAGCACCGCCCTGATGAATTCCGGCCTGACCCGGGTGTGTGAGGATTTCCCGGTGGATTTTGTCATTGGCCCCCATGACCCTGTGGTGTTGGCGGCTCTTTCCACAGCCTGCCGGGCGGATGCCTATACAGCGCAGGGCCTTTCCATGGAGGTTTTAGGCGGTGTGGTGCTGCGCCCTTTACCGGAGCAGGAGGGGCTTTTTATTGCAGCGGGGCAGGAGATTTATTTTCAATCCCCCAAGGAATATGCTATACTGGAAAAAGATCCGCCCCCATACAGCGGAACACTATTCCGGGAGGGTGTGGCGGTGAAATACCGCGACGGACAGGCCTTTTTGCCCCGGAAAGAGTTTTTCTATGGCGAAACAAGACTGATTTTGGAGAGTAGCCCATGA
- the holA gene encoding DNA polymerase III subunit delta, whose product MNYKDHTQLKKDIAAGKLENAYLLYGSEEYLVRGYAGLIADKAIPGEKDAFRYSRLSGEKLDVDLLYDTVEALPLMGGSKLVWVDGLEADKLSPEQFALLEQILSDVPPSCVLLITAAASAFGAKKSAREKKILAHMEKAGATAEMGKQTPGDLAKFLVKQAKQYGCTISTALCRELINLCGGDMLVLQGEIAKVCAYAGGGEVLPEHLSAVAVPKMEARVFDLTKEILAENYKGAMEILANLFYLRESPVAILAVMAMTYADLYRAKIAGQSGLPAVQMIGDFGYKGREFRVNNALRLSQKLSVEYLRHSVQTLLALDLRLKSAGADGRALLEEAVTTLFVLRKKYW is encoded by the coding sequence ATGAATTATAAGGATCATACACAGCTTAAAAAGGATATTGCCGCCGGCAAGCTGGAAAATGCCTACCTCCTTTATGGCAGTGAGGAATATTTGGTGCGGGGCTATGCCGGTCTCATTGCCGATAAGGCAATCCCCGGCGAAAAGGATGCCTTTCGCTACAGCCGCCTTTCCGGTGAGAAACTGGATGTGGATCTTTTGTATGATACCGTGGAGGCGCTGCCCCTTATGGGCGGGAGCAAGCTGGTTTGGGTGGATGGGCTGGAGGCGGATAAGCTTTCGCCGGAGCAGTTTGCTCTGTTGGAGCAGATTCTATCCGATGTGCCGCCCTCTTGTGTATTGCTGATTACGGCGGCTGCCTCTGCTTTTGGAGCGAAAAAATCCGCCCGGGAAAAGAAAATACTGGCCCATATGGAAAAAGCCGGGGCCACCGCAGAAATGGGTAAGCAGACACCGGGTGACCTGGCGAAATTCCTAGTCAAGCAGGCCAAGCAATATGGCTGCACCATTTCGACTGCCCTTTGCCGGGAACTGATCAACCTTTGCGGCGGCGATATGCTGGTGCTGCAAGGGGAAATCGCCAAGGTTTGCGCCTATGCGGGCGGAGGAGAGGTTTTGCCCGAGCATCTATCGGCGGTGGCGGTGCCCAAAATGGAGGCTCGGGTTTTTGACCTGACCAAGGAGATTCTGGCGGAAAACTACAAGGGTGCGATGGAAATACTGGCCAACCTCTTTTATCTGCGGGAATCTCCGGTGGCGATTTTGGCGGTGATGGCCATGACCTACGCCGATCTTTACCGGGCAAAGATTGCCGGCCAAAGCGGCCTGCCCGCTGTGCAGATGATCGGGGATTTCGGCTACAAGGGGCGGGAGTTCCGTGTCAACAACGCTCTGCGCTTGAGCCAAAAGCTTTCGGTGGAGTATCTGCGCCATTCGGTGCAAACTCTTCTGGCACTGGATTTGCGCCTGAAAAGCGCGGGTGCCGATGGCCGAGCCCTGCTGGAAGAGGCTGTTACCACCCTGTTTGTACTGCGTAAAAAATACTGGTAG
- a CDS encoding DUF4093 domain-containing protein has translation MEKLSLSQVVVVEGKYDKIKLESVLDATILVTGGFQIYKDKEFLAMLRTLAKKRGLIILTDSDRAGFQIRGYLAGAVEPGCLTHVYIPDVFGKEKRKAAPSAEGKLGVEGISPAVLREAFAKAGVLPGSPKTGRPITKLDFFEDGLTGGPQSRARRRLLQKKLELPELLSANSLLTVLGAMMGYEEYRNLVDSLDFK, from the coding sequence ATGGAAAAGCTTTCCCTTTCACAGGTGGTTGTGGTTGAAGGAAAATACGATAAAATCAAGCTGGAATCGGTGCTGGATGCCACCATTTTGGTGACAGGCGGCTTCCAGATTTATAAGGATAAGGAATTTTTGGCGATGCTTCGCACTTTGGCAAAAAAGCGGGGGCTGATTATCCTCACCGATTCGGATCGAGCGGGCTTTCAGATTCGGGGCTATCTGGCCGGGGCAGTGGAGCCGGGCTGCCTAACCCATGTGTATATCCCCGATGTTTTTGGCAAAGAGAAGCGCAAAGCCGCACCCTCCGCCGAGGGAAAGCTGGGCGTGGAGGGCATCAGCCCGGCTGTTCTACGGGAGGCTTTTGCCAAGGCAGGTGTCCTGCCTGGTTCACCCAAAACAGGGCGGCCTATTACCAAGCTGGATTTTTTTGAGGATGGGCTTACCGGTGGGCCTCAAAGCCGGGCACGGCGCAGGCTGCTGCAAAAGAAGCTGGAGCTGCCGGAGCTGCTTTCCGCCAACTCCCTTTTGACCGTGCTGGGGGCTATGATGGGCTACGAGGAATACCGCAATCTGGTGGATAGCCTTGACTTCAAGTAA
- a CDS encoding MBOAT family O-acyltransferase has product MTLTSISFGLVFLPLAVLAVWGTPPSWRQRTLLVLSLAFFLLAEPWSLPMAITSILLDFGAVRLMAQKGSDRRWRRFCMWFSVIKNIIMLAVSGALQQLYGAGMPFGLVVYTLTAMAAVVDMYKEEIPCETDLGRFALTCLFFPKMFAGPLVEYRQFSLQMGDIRLKGAKRMWGLGQYIHGMAKNAVIAVALQKIYLSICGFQTADITVLSTWSMVLALAFTTYFSLSGFSDMAVGLGRVFGLELPKNFYYPYQARTVEDFFDRFNITVSAFVRKYVYFNLDADQNGVIATCLNLLVVGLLTGLWFGLRINYMLWGAYLAAFIMMEKFLFPKVFDFIPTLFSRIYAFCVVLSSFTIFAGDSLTQTGIFIRRMFGFGGVGLYNTKILYLLSSNWLILVISCFFATNMADLIMTWLRKTAPRLSQMIMAVVDFGILCYVAALLLTA; this is encoded by the coding sequence TTGACGCTTACATCCATATCCTTTGGATTGGTTTTTCTGCCCTTGGCTGTTTTGGCAGTGTGGGGAACACCTCCCTCGTGGCGGCAGCGCACACTGCTGGTTCTTTCGCTGGCTTTCTTTTTACTGGCGGAGCCATGGAGCCTGCCCATGGCCATAACCTCTATCCTGCTGGATTTTGGTGCTGTTCGCCTCATGGCGCAAAAAGGCAGTGACCGCCGCTGGCGGCGTTTCTGTATGTGGTTCAGTGTCATCAAGAATATCATTATGCTGGCCGTTTCCGGCGCTTTGCAGCAGCTTTATGGGGCGGGCATGCCCTTTGGCTTGGTTGTCTATACTCTCACTGCCATGGCGGCTGTGGTTGATATGTATAAGGAAGAAATTCCCTGCGAGACCGATTTGGGACGCTTTGCGCTTACCTGCCTTTTTTTCCCCAAGATGTTTGCCGGGCCGCTGGTGGAATATCGGCAATTTTCTCTCCAGATGGGCGATATTCGCCTTAAGGGCGCAAAGAGAATGTGGGGGTTGGGGCAGTATATTCATGGTATGGCTAAAAATGCGGTTATTGCTGTGGCACTGCAAAAAATTTACTTGAGTATCTGTGGCTTTCAAACGGCAGATATCACCGTTCTTTCGACTTGGAGCATGGTTCTTGCACTGGCCTTTACCACCTATTTTTCTCTTTCCGGTTTCAGCGATATGGCGGTGGGCTTGGGCCGGGTTTTCGGTTTGGAGCTTCCTAAAAACTTCTATTATCCTTATCAGGCTCGAACCGTGGAGGATTTTTTTGACCGTTTTAACATCACGGTCAGCGCTTTTGTGCGCAAATATGTCTACTTCAATCTGGATGCGGATCAAAACGGTGTGATTGCCACCTGCCTCAACCTGCTGGTGGTGGGCCTTCTCACCGGCCTATGGTTTGGCCTTCGCATCAACTATATGCTTTGGGGAGCCTATCTGGCGGCTTTTATTATGATGGAAAAATTTCTTTTCCCTAAGGTGTTCGATTTTATTCCCACCCTGTTTTCCCGCATCTATGCCTTTTGCGTGGTGCTTTCCAGCTTTACCATTTTTGCCGGGGATTCCCTGACCCAGACAGGCATTTTTATTCGCCGTATGTTCGGTTTTGGCGGAGTGGGGCTTTACAACACCAAAATTTTGTATCTGCTTTCTTCCAACTGGCTGATCCTGGTGATTTCCTGCTTTTTTGCCACCAATATGGCCGATCTGATCATGACTTGGCTGCGCAAAACAGCACCCCGGCTTTCGCAGATGATTATGGCCGTGGTGGATTTTGGCATTCTTTGCTATGTGGCGGCCTTGCTGCTGACCGCCTGA
- a CDS encoding DHHW family protein, giving the protein MVRHLMQFVLAVCLLVIPTVVLTDKTGEGFPIPFTMGSLQSGTFTGTLEAYVRENIPFREELRRLGLDLRYAGGSREQSGIFLNENGLMKNFDQPNPQLGYTQRNTDSILAFSEALDIPAYMAVIPTACAVRQQYLPTFAQPVNQKKMIEEIYSQVTGHIATADVYSTLFNHGDEYIYYRTDDRLTALGGYYAYTVLGQRLGIDNRAYSQFDIQYVTNSYDGPLYRLSPYKNVNPDSVQVLRYSQTDRQYLVNHWGENPNTYNTLYPTHLAQLGQESRVYLGGLSGVTDVKAVSSDKSQRSLLVFCDESTLPFITLLANHYSRITLIDLFQATEADYEDIELDEYSQVLFAYGIETYTHTNIPSRLGKLAQAKGLELEGIL; this is encoded by the coding sequence ATGGTTCGCCATCTGATGCAGTTTGTGCTGGCAGTCTGCCTGCTGGTTATACCCACTGTGGTTCTCACCGATAAAACCGGCGAGGGTTTTCCCATACCCTTCACCATGGGCTCTTTGCAAAGTGGAACCTTTACCGGAACGCTGGAGGCCTATGTGCGGGAGAACATTCCCTTTCGGGAAGAGCTGCGCCGCTTGGGGCTGGATTTGCGCTATGCAGGAGGCTCCCGGGAGCAGAGTGGAATTTTCCTCAACGAAAATGGGCTGATGAAAAACTTTGACCAGCCAAATCCTCAGCTGGGCTATACCCAGCGCAATACCGACAGCATCCTTGCTTTCAGTGAGGCATTGGATATCCCGGCCTACATGGCGGTGATTCCCACGGCCTGTGCGGTGCGGCAGCAATATCTGCCTACCTTTGCCCAGCCGGTGAATCAGAAAAAGATGATTGAGGAAATATACAGTCAGGTCACCGGGCATATCGCCACGGCGGATGTTTACTCCACCCTTTTTAACCACGGGGATGAGTATATTTATTACCGCACAGACGACCGTTTAACCGCTCTGGGCGGCTATTATGCCTATACAGTGCTGGGCCAGCGCCTAGGAATCGATAACCGGGCTTACAGCCAGTTTGATATCCAGTATGTCACCAACAGCTACGATGGTCCCCTTTACCGGCTGTCTCCCTATAAAAATGTGAATCCCGATTCGGTGCAGGTGCTGCGGTATTCCCAGACCGACCGGCAGTATCTGGTCAATCACTGGGGGGAGAATCCCAACACCTACAACACCCTGTATCCCACTCACTTGGCCCAGTTGGGTCAGGAAAGCAGGGTGTATCTGGGTGGGCTTTCCGGCGTGACCGATGTAAAAGCGGTCTCTTCGGATAAGAGCCAGCGCAGCCTGCTGGTCTTTTGCGATGAAAGCACCTTGCCTTTTATAACCCTGTTGGCCAACCATTACAGCCGAATCACGCTGATTGATCTTTTTCAGGCAACAGAGGCAGATTACGAAGATATTGAACTGGATGAATACAGCCAGGTTTTGTTTGCTTATGGCATTGAAACCTATACACACACAAACATACCCTCACGATTGGGCAAATTGGCTCAAGCTAAAGGGCTTGAACTGGAGGGAATTCTATGA